The Pseudomonadota bacterium genome includes a window with the following:
- a CDS encoding radical SAM protein, translating to MYEQGVIRPPSEASSLLLRVTRNCPWNQCVFCPAYKGVKFSRRTVDEVKGDIDSMVREFAGYPVRTAFLQDADSLLMKTESLLEIVQYLREKFPSIERITSYARAPTLRRKSVEDLKRLRDGGITRIHVGMESGSLKVLKMIKKGITPEDIVEGGRHVKEAGIELSEYIMPGIAGRTLSEDHALETARLLNLVEPDFIRVRTFAMHPQSPMRKMVKEGIFVPMTEEEIVAEIRLLVATLREMHSYFSCGDFGLNLLMQVDGYLDEKKGYMLKELDAYLALTKEQKQAYSLLRRGSFGHYPLSAVQNEDVMKKILPEIEKLERGEEDGFNKYIETLMSYQLPQPQTDDWS from the coding sequence ATGTATGAACAGGGTGTCATAAGACCACCGAGCGAGGCATCAAGCCTGCTTTTAAGAGTAACAAGAAATTGTCCGTGGAATCAGTGTGTTTTTTGTCCGGCCTATAAAGGGGTAAAGTTTTCCAGAAGAACTGTTGATGAGGTAAAAGGTGATATCGACAGCATGGTCAGGGAATTTGCAGGCTATCCCGTCCGGACTGCATTCCTCCAGGATGCGGACAGTCTTTTGATGAAAACGGAATCGCTGCTGGAAATTGTCCAGTATCTCAGGGAGAAATTCCCTTCTATCGAAAGGATCACGTCCTACGCGCGTGCGCCGACCTTAAGGAGAAAGAGCGTGGAGGATTTAAAAAGGCTCAGGGACGGAGGCATAACAAGAATCCATGTGGGAATGGAAAGCGGCTCTCTTAAGGTGCTGAAAATGATCAAGAAGGGCATTACGCCGGAGGACATCGTTGAAGGCGGCAGGCACGTAAAAGAAGCAGGCATAGAATTATCCGAATATATTATGCCCGGCATAGCGGGACGCACATTAAGCGAAGATCATGCCCTGGAAACAGCCAGATTACTCAACCTCGTCGAACCGGATTTCATAAGGGTTCGCACCTTTGCCATGCACCCTCAGTCACCAATGCGAAAAATGGTTAAAGAGGGCATATTCGTGCCCATGACAGAAGAAGAGATTGTGGCGGAGATACGCCTCCTTGTGGCAACGCTTCGGGAAATGCACAGCTACTTTTCCTGTGGCGATTTCGGGCTGAACCTCCTCATGCAGGTAGATGGGTATCTTGACGAAAAGAAGGGATACATGCTCAAGGAACTTGATGCATACCTTGCGCTCACAAAGGAACAGAAGCAGGCATACTCACTGTTGCGGCGCGGGTCATTCGGGCATTACCCTCTCAGCGCCGTACAGAATGAGGACGTTATGAAAAAGATCCTGCCTGAGATAGAGAAGCTGGAAAGGGGCGAAGAGGACGGTTTCAACAAATATATTGAAACGCTCATGTCCTATCAACTCCCTCAGCCACAGACAGACGACTGGAGCTAA